The Acropora palmata chromosome 10, jaAcrPala1.3, whole genome shotgun sequence genome contains a region encoding:
- the LOC141893892 gene encoding uncharacterized protein LOC141893892, whose protein sequence is MSDKDGHDRVYKAIKYHEKHLKISKENGDWAAEGGAYGNLGIAYQSLGDYKKAIEYYKKHLKIAKEIGDRAGEGGAYGNLGNAYQSLGDYQKAIEYHEKCLKIAKEIGDRAVEGRAYGNLGNAYQSMGDYQRAIEYHEKDLKIAKEIGDRAGEGGASGNLGNAYQSLGDYQKAIDYHEKHLKIAKEISDRAGEGRAYGNLGNAYASLGDYQKVIEYHEKRLKIAKEIGDRAGEGRAYGNLGNAYQSLGDYQKAIEYHEKDLKIAKEIGDRAGEGGAYGNLGNAYQSLGDYQKAIEYHEKCLKIAKEIGDRAIEGKAYGNLGNAYQSMGDYQRAIEYDEKYLKIAKEIGDRAGEGGAYGNLGNAYKSMGDYQRAIEYHEKHLKIAKEIGDRAGEGQAYGNLGNAYWSLGDYQKAIEYHEKCLKIAKEIGEMAGEGGAYGNLGNAYVSLAFYQKTIEYHKKHLKIAKEIGDRAGEGGAYGSLGNAYQSLGDYQKAIEYHEKRLKIAKEIGDRAGEGRAYGNLGNAYKSLGDYQKAIEYHEKDLKIAKEIGDRAGEGRAYGSLGNAYQSLGDYQKAIEYHEKHLKIAKEIGDRAGEGGAYGSFGNAYQSLGDYQKAIDYHEKDLKIAKEISDRAGEGRAYGNLGNAYQSLGDYQKAIEYHEKHLKIAKEIGDRAGEGGAYGNLGNAYQSLGDYQKAIEYHEKCLKIAKEISDRAGEGRAYGSFGNAYQLLGDYQKAIEYHEKDLKIAKEIGDRAGEGRAYGNLGNAYDSLGDYQKAIKYHEKYLKIAKEISDRAGEGRAYGNLGNAYASLGDYQKAIEYHEKDLKIAKEISHRAGEGRAYGGLGIAYQSLGDYQKAIEYHEKHLKIAKEIGDRSGEGRAYGNLGNSYQSMGDYQKAIEYHEKDLKIAKEIGDRPGEGKTFHNIGIRFFSLGQFENAADSFGYAVEAFDAVRSCLKSKDDWKINFRELYETTNSFLWKSLLGLEKLEEALFAAERGRAQTLTDNLLTQYKLPPSLLAPTVHLKETLPRLFTELSSPTLFLAIEGLTINIWLLSRGRQVTFRKGRLEGDRRDKYPVRSLMQSCLEKIGTDVRVRCEDRTFDELTHDCPFSREVCEVEKKSFQSLDNPFKVFYDAVVGPIVDMLGPQDDEMVIVPNGALCFTPWAAVIESIRIRTVPSLTSYQLILNVPEGHHNKTGALLVGNPCLKDLKGVWHDLPCAQKEVESIASILNTTPLVGRQATKAEVMKQMSSVGLIHIAAHGNELTGEIALSPNPGWTSQFPQKKDFILKMSDVQAANLRARLVVLSCCHSGRGRILKGEGVVGIARAFLAAGARSVLVALWAIDDEATMVFMKSFYQHLKEGEPASVAVHQSIKCLRESKKFSEMRYWAPFQIIGDDVKIEFKVDDNVKE, encoded by the coding sequence atgagtGACAAAGACGGACATGATAGGGTCTAcaaagccattaagtatcatgaaaaacatttgaaaatttcaaaagaaaacggTGATTGGGCCgcagaaggaggagcttatggaaatctcggtattgcttaccagtcactgggtgactataaaaaagccattgagtattataaaaaacatttgaaaattgcaaaagaaatcggtgatcgggccggagaaggaggagcttatggaaatctcggtaatgcttaccagtcgctgggtgactatcaaaaagccatcgagtatcatgaaaagtgtttgaaaattgcaaaagaaatcggtgatcgggccgtagaaggacgagcttatggaaatctcggtaatgcttaccagtcaatgggtgactatcaaagagccatcgagtatcatgaaaaagatttgaaaattgcaaaagaaatcggtgatcgggcaggagaaggaggagcttctggaaatctcggtaatgcttaccagtcactgggtgactatcaaaaagccatcgactatcatgaaaaacatttgaaaattgcaaaagaaatcagtgatcgggcaggagaaggacgagcttatggaaatctcggtaatgcttacgcctcactgggtgactatcaaaaagtcatcgagtatcatgaaaaacgtttgaaaattgcaaaagaaatcggtgatcgggccggagaaggacgagcttatggaaatctcggtaatgcttaccagtcactgggtgactatcaaaaagccatcgagtatcatgaaaaagatttgaaaattgcaaaagaaatcggtgatcgggccggagaaggaggagcttatggaaatctcggtaatgcttaccagtcgctgggtgactatcaaaaagccatcgagtatcatgaaaagtgtttgaaaattgcaaaagaaatcggtgatcgggccatagaaggaaaagcttatggaaatctcggtaatgcttaccagtcaatgggtgactatcaaagaGCCATCGAGtatgatgaaaaatatttgaaaattgcaaaagaaatcggtgatagggccggagaaggaggagcctatgggaatctcggtaatgcttacaagtcaatgggtgactatcaaagagccatcgagtatcatgaaaaacatttgaaaattgcaaaagaaatcggtgatcgggccggagaaggacaagcttatggaaatctcggtaatgcttactggtcactgggtgactatcaaaaagcaatcgagtatcatgaaaaatgtttgaaaattgcaaaagaaatcggtgagatggccggagaaggaggagcctatgggaatctcggtaatgcttacgtcTCACTGGCTTTCTATCAAAAAaccattgagtatcataaaaaacatttaaaaattgcaaaagaaatcggtgatcgggccggagaaggaggagcttatggaagtctcggtaatgcttaccagtcactgggtgactatcaaaaagccatcgagtatcatgaaaaacgtttgaaaattgcaaaagaaatcggtgatcgggccggagaaggacgagcttatggaaatctcggtaatgcttacaagtcactgggtgactatcaaaaagccatcgagtatcatgaaaaagatttgaaaattgcaaaagaaataggtgatcgggccggagaaggacgagcttatggaagtctcggtaatgcttaccagtcactgggtgactatcaaaaagccatcgagtatcatgaaaaacatttgaaaattgcaaaagaaatcggtgatcgggccggagaaggaggagcttatggaagtttcggtaatgcttaccagtcactgggtgactatcaaaaagccatcgactatcatgaaaaagatttgaaaattgcaaaagaaatcagtgatcgggcaggagaaggacgagcttatggaaatctcggtaatgcttaccagtcactgggtgactatcaaaaagccatcgagtatcatgaaaaacatttgaaaattgcaaaagaaatcggtgatcgggccggagaaggaggagcttatggaaatctcggtaatgcttaccagtcgctgggtgactatcaaaaagccatcgagtatcatgaaaagtgtttgaaaattgcaaaagaaatcagtgatcgggccggagaaggacgagcttatggaagtttcggtaatgcttaccagttgctgggtgactatcaaaaagccatcgagtatcatgaaaaagatttgaaaattgcaaaagaaatcggtgatcgggctggagaaggacgagcttatggaaatctcggtaatgcttacgactcactgggtgactatcaaaaagccatcaagtatcatgaaaaatatttgaaaattgcaaaagaaatcagtgatcgggccggagaaggacgagcttatggaaatctcggtaatgcttacgcctcactgggtgactatcaaaaagccatcgagtatcatgaaaaagatttgaaaattgcaaaagaaatcagtcatcgggcaggagaaggacgagcttatggaggtctcggtattgcttaccagtcactgggtgactatcaaaaagccatcgagtatcatgaaaaacatttgaaaattgcaaaagaaatcggtgatcggtccggagaaggacgagcttatggaaatctcggtaattcTTACCAGtcaatgggtgactatcaaaaagccatcgagtatcatgaaaaagatttgaaaattgcaaaagaaatcggtgatcggccTGGAGAAGGAAAAACTTTTCACAACATTGGAATTCGATTCTTTTCTCTTGGACAATTCGAAAATGCGGCAGATAGCTTTGGTTACGCTGTGGAAGCCTTTGATGCTGTAAGATCTTGCTTAAAGTCTAAAGatgattggaaaataaactttcgtgAGCTGTACGAGACGACGAACAGTTTCTTATGGAAGTCGTTGCTAGGACTTGAAAAGTTGGAGGAGGCTTTGTTTGCAGCTGAACGAGGACGAGCGCAGACCTTGACTGATAATTTGCTGACTCAATATAAACTCCCTCCGTCCTTGTTAGCTCCCACAGTTCACCTGAAAGAGACTTTACCTCGCCTCTTCACAGAGCTTTCTTCGCCAACTCTTTTTCTAGCAATTGAAGGACTTACGATCAACATCTGGCTTCTAAGCAGGGGAAGGCAAGTTACCTTTCGGAAAGGGAGGCTGGAGGGTGATAGAAGAGACAAATATCCTGTACGCTCGTTAATGCAATCATGTTTAGAAAAAATAGGAACTGATGTTCGTGTAAGATGTGAAGATCGCACATTTGATGAACTCACCCATGATTGCCCGTTTAGCAGAGAAGTGTGCGAAgtagaaaagaaatcatttcagTCTTTAGACAATCCTTTTAAGGTTTTTTATGATGCAGTTGTTGGCCCAATTGTTGACATGCTTGGACCTCAAGACGACGAGATGGTCATTGTTCCTAATGGTGCGCTGTGCTTTACTCCATGGGCCGCAGTTATTGAATCGATTAGGATTCGCACTGTTCCATCTcttacaagttatcaattgatcttaaATGTACCCGAAGGCCATCACAACAAGACAGGTGCGCTCTTGGTCGGAAATCCTtgcttgaaagatttgaaggGAGTCTGGCATGACTTACCATGTGCTCAAAAGGAAGTAGAATCAattgcatcaattctcaaCACGACACCTCTAGTCGGGagacaggcaacaaaagctgaagtgatgaaacagatgtcgtcagttggtttaattcatattgctgcCCACGGAAACGAACTCACTGGAGAAATTGCCTTGTCCCCAAACCCTGGATGGACTTCACAATTCCCTCAGAAGAaggattttattttaaaaatgtccgATGTGCAGGCTGCCAAtcttcgagctcgtcttgtggtcttaagttgctgtcacagtggacgaggcagaATCTTGAAGGGCgagggtgtggtcggtatcgcacgtgccttcttggcagctggtgctcgttctgtgttggtggccctgtgggcaatagatgacgaagcgaccatggtgttcatgaaaagtttctaccaacacctgaaGGAAGGAGAACCCGCCAGTGTTGCTGTTCACCAATCGATAAAATGCCTTCGAGAATCTAAGAAGTTTTCTGAGATGAGATactgggctccattccaaATTATCGGAGATGACGTGAAGATTGAATTCAAGGTGGATGATAAtgtcaaagaatga